Proteins from one Hyperolius riggenbachi isolate aHypRig1 chromosome 4, aHypRig1.pri, whole genome shotgun sequence genomic window:
- the RAP2B gene encoding ras-related protein Rap-2b, translated as MREYKVVVLGSGGVGKSALTVQFVTGSFIEKYDPTIEDFYRKEIEVDSSPSVLEILDTAGTEQFASMRDLYIKNGQGFILVYSLVNQQSFQDIKPMRDQIIRVKRYEKVPMLLVGNKVDLEGEREVSFGEGKALADDWNCPFLETSAKHKSSVDELFAEIVRQMNYASQPNGDDQCCSSCVIL; from the coding sequence ATGAGAGAATACAAAGTGGTGGTGCTGGGCTCAGGCGGGGTGGGGAAATCAGCACTCACCGTCCAGTTTGTGACTGGCTCTTTCATAGAGAAATACGACCCCACCATAGAGGACTTCTACAGGAAGGAGATCGAGGTGGACTCGTCTCCGTCGGTGCTGGAGATCCTGGACACTGCGGGGACGGAGCAGTTCGCTTCCATGCGAGACCTGTACATCAAGAACGGGCAAGGCTTCATCCTGGTGTACAGCCTGGTGAACCAGCAGAGCTTCCAGGACATCAAGCCCATGCGGGACCAGATCATCAGGGTCAAGCGCTACGAGAAGGTCCCCATGCTCCTGGTGGGCAACAAGGTGGActtggagggggagagggaagtGTCTTTTGGGGAAGGCAAAGCCCTGGCCGATGACTGGAACTGTCCCTTCTTGGAAACTTCGGCCAAACATAAATCCTCTGTAGATGAACTATTTGCTGAGATTGTAAGGCAGATGAACTATGCTTCCCAGCCCAATGGAGACGATCAGTGCTGCTCCTCCTGTGTCATCCTCTGA